In the genome of Vanacampus margaritifer isolate UIUO_Vmar chromosome 1, RoL_Vmar_1.0, whole genome shotgun sequence, one region contains:
- the ythdf1 gene encoding YTH domain-containing family protein 1 — protein sequence MMSAASIDPQISKGQDASKGFPVSVQNGSLHQKDAVHDNDFEPYLTGQSNQNNSYQSMTDPYLSSYYAPSIGFPYPLSEAPWSTGGDPPIPYLTPYAPLTNGDHHFMHDTVFGQPGGLSSSIYPHRFNFFPENPAFSAWGTSGSQGQQTQSSAYGGSYSYPPSSLGGTLVPDGQTGFHSDTLSKAPGMNNLEQGMLSLKIGGDVTSGGSGVKTAGSVIGGGGVAVAAGNGGTLGMPPPKPTSWAAIASKPAKLQQQKTKNKLGAPIGAGSPLPLAPAKHNMVDIDTWDNKVAATKMAAPLQHHHHHHHHHQQQALHSHPGGLLPPLQQSLQSAQSLVQQMTMPGPPPPPLQSYQNHNSAPVPQTRWVAPRNRNLCYGGGSLDSSGSSNGGGLGNGCGGCGGPEPGSESHPVLEKLRAAHSYNPKDFEWNLKNGRVFIIKSYSEDDIHRSIKYSIWCSTEHGNKRLDSAFRTMNSKGPVYLLFSVNGSGHFCGVAEMRSPVDYGTSAGVWAQDKWKGKFDVGWLFVKDVPNSQLRHIRLENNDNKPVTNSRDTQEVPLEKAKQVLKIIATYKHTTSIFDDFSHYERKQEEDDVVKKDRQK from the exons GCTTTCCAGTTTCAGTGCAGAACGGCTCCCTGCACCAGAAGGACGCGGTGCACGATAACGACTTTGAGCCCTATCTCACTGGCCAGTCCAACCAG AATAACAGCTATCAGTCCATGACCGACCCGTACCTGTCCAGCTACTACGCCCCCTCCATCGGCTTCCCGTACCCCCTCAGCGAGGCCCCATGGTCCACAGGCGGCGACCCGCCTATCCCCTACCTGACCCCCTATGCGCCCCTCACCAACGGGGACCACCACTTCATGCACGACACGGTATTTGGCCAGCCTGGGGGGCTCAGCAGCAGCATTTATCCGCACAGGTTCAACTTTTTCCCAGAGAACCCGGCGTTCTCCGCCTGGGGCACCAGCGGCTCTCAGGGCCAGCAGACCCAAAGCTCCGCCTACGGGGGAAGTTACAGCTACCCGCCCAGCTCCTTAGGCGGCACGCTCGTCCCCGATGGCCAGACGGGTTTCCATAGCGACACGCTCAGCAAGGCCCCGGGTATGAACAACCTGGAGCAGGGCATGCTGAGCCTGAAAATCGGCGGGGACGTGACGTCCGGGGGCTCGGGCGTGAAGACGGCCGGCTCGGTGATCGGCGGCGGGGGAGTCGCCGTCGCCGCGGGCAACGGGGGCACGTTGGGAATGCCGCCCCCGAAGCCGACGTCGTGGGCCGCCATCGCCAGTAAACCCGCCAAGCTGCAGCAACAAAAGACCAAAAACAAACTGGGCGCGCCCATCGGGGCCGGCAGCCCGCTTCCCCTCGCACCCGCCAAACACAACATGGTGGACATTGACACGTGGGATAACAAAGTGGCCGCCACAAAGATGGCCGCTCCTTTGCagcatcaccaccaccaccaccaccaccaccaacagcAGGCGCTCCATTCTCACCCCGGCGGGCTCCTGCCCCCGCTGCAGCAGTCCCTCCAGTCAGCCCAGTCTCTGGTCCAGCAGATGACCATGCCGGGACCGCCGCCTCCCCCGCTCCAGTCCTACCAGAACCACAACTCGGCCCCGGTGCCGCAGACCCGCTGGGTGGCCCCTCGCAATCGCAACTTGTGCTACGGCGGCGGGAGCTTGGACAGCAGCGGCTCGTCCAACGGCGGCGGGCTCGGCAACGGCTGCGGCGGCTGCGGGGGACCCGAGCCGGGCTCCGAGTCGCACCCGGTCCTGGAGAAGCTGCGGGCGGCCCACAGTTACAACCCCAAGGACTTTGAGTGGAACCTGAAAAACGGCCGCGTGTTCATCATCAAGAGCTACTCGGAAGACGACATCCACCGCTCCATCAAGTACTCCATCTGGTGCAGCACGGAGCACGGCAACAAACGCTTGGACTCGGCCTTCCGGACCATGAACTCCAAAGGTCCCGTGTACTTGCTGTTCAGCGTCAACGGCAGCGGCCACTTCTGCGGCGTGGCGGAAATGCGCTCGCCCGTGGACTACGGCACCAGCGCCGGCGTTTGGGCGCAGGACAAGTGGAAGGGCAAGTTTGACGTGGGCTGGTTGTTTGTTAAGGACGTGCCCAACAGCCAGCTGCGGCACATCCGCCTGGAGAACAACGACAACAAGCCGGTGACCAACTCGCGGGACACGCAGGAGGTTCCGCTGGAGAAGGCCAAGCAGGTGCTCAAGATCATCGCCACCTACAAACACACCACCTCCATCTTTGATGACTTTTCTCACTACGAGAGGAAGCAGGAGGAGGACGACGTGGTGAAAAAG